The genomic stretch tcaggaagggtgaggccttccataggggtcttcaaagtctgtcatatcctttgggatagggcctaggccaacccccttgtgtctaggctcagggagtatccctccatgtgggatgggctcctaaagtccattcctatggtatcgATAAGCACTGATTCACtacaaggtctcctcactgacacccacattcagggggtctggacccctttgctcatcagtcctccttctctgcatctggatttcaattcagttcaaagtttagctgtgggtgtctgcttctacttccaccagctgctggatgagggctataggatggcatataagtcagtcatcaatctcattatcaggagagggcatttaaggtagcctctcctctgttgcttagattgttagttggtgacatctttgtagctctccagacatttccctagtgcctgatttctctttaaacctataatgtctccctctattatattctcttaccttgctctcttctgttcttcccccagctcaacctccctgtcccatcatgtctcctcacccctcctcttctctccttctcattctcctagttccctcaccCATCCCCctccatgcttccaattttctcaggagatcttgtccctttccccttctccaggggatcatacatgtctctcttagggtcctccttgtttaccagcctctccggcagcctgggctgcaggctggcaatctaTCTTTGAAGAACTATTTTAGAAAACTAGGTGACCAGCACTGTAATACTGCTTTAAGACTCAGATCACTAGTAACCTTAATATATGAAAAGTAATCACATGGCtggtaagatggttcagcaaCCAAAGACACATGGCACACAAAGTCTagagacctaagttcaattcttgAATCATAAGtaaaagtgaaaggagagaatatATTTGTTTCCTATCTCCACatgtcagcacacacacacacacacacacacacacacacacacacacacacacacacacacacacacacagacagacacacacacactataataatataaaaagtaaattcaaaactaaatgttaattttcttgtatttattgttAAGGGGAACAAAGCTCCTATAACAGTTTTATGCCTCTCTTTCAATCCTTTCGGTCTTGAATTAGTCCAGCATACAATTATGTGGCTTATCCAAACCTTCCTATTGTATACTGCAAAGAGACAATCAACAGTCAGCACAATTTTCACTTCTGGTGTTCTCTTAAAAGATTACATAAATTGATATATGTAGTCTTTCAGTTTTTGGTGATAATATCTCCTATTCACATAGAATAACCTTCATATAAACTTTAACAATGCATTATCTAAACCCCTGAAAGGCATATTCTGTCTATTCTTCTTGAAATTCACACCCTTATAAATATtgacttttgtgtttatttacttttgtttcagGAGCATTTCACACCTGAGTGCaaattcaaagaatcagtgtTTGAAAATTATTATGTGACATACTCATCGATGATCTACCGTCAGCAGCAATCGGGCCGAGGGTGGTATCTGGGCCTGAACAAAGAAGGAGAGATCATGAAAGGCAACCATGTGAAGAAGAACAAGCCCGCAGCACATTTTCTGCCCAAACCACTGAAAGGTAAATTCGATAGTCTATATACTATGGATTCTGTCATGAAAACTACTAATTAAATAAGTCCTTTTCATGCTTTTGCATGTGAAACATAATTCTTACATATTAGAGCATCTATCCATAAATTTTCAAGTATTTCACAGCACTAAAACCCATCAACACAAACCATGCCAATATTCAGACATTGACAGTAGCCTCTACTCTTATTTTAATTTACCCTTAGTAACACCTTTCTTAGAAAAAGGTACCAAAATTGCAAACTTAAGACAGATAAGAACcctaaattataataaaatggcTTGTAGAGATTAACCCTGGATATttgaatgtgtatatatttaaccTTTATAGGAAAATCCCTTGGTCAAAATAGCCCTAAGAATTTTCATTCAcagttttcttttcagattcaaagagaaataagagagataactcttatttagggtttctatcgatgtgataaaacaccataatctAACaccacttggggaggaaaggatttatttaatcTTACACTGCCATACATCACAGTACATCACctatggaagtcaggacaggaacacaaacagggaaggaatctggaggcaggagctgatgcagaggccatggagacgTGTTGCTTACAGgtttgctcatcatggcttgcccagtctgctttcttgtagaacccaggaccaccagctcggCCTGATTTCATGTGTCACctagaaccaccagcccagggtatCACTGCCCACTGTGGTCTGTACCCTCCCATACTATTtatcaatcaaggaaatgccctaCAGTCTTACCTGTGCAGCCTggtgagggcattttcttagcgGAGGTCTTTTCTTACGAAATGATTCTACCTTGTGCCAAATTGACATCAAACAAGCCGCCACAATTGACTCCTTATCAGCTTGACACACAAGTACATGACTACTCAACTagaacctttcctttcttatttgtcccCACGATGGCATGTTACTATTATTATCACAGTGTAAAACATTCCAACTTTTCCAGTACCATAGccttcaaatattcaaatattttaaaagttcagtctttTCCAAACGTCCAAAACTATTTCAAGTTCAGAGtttctctgaaatatttaaaGTCTCTCTAAAATCCAAACTCTGTCTAAAATAGCTAATGTCTTTTAATTATGAgcttctgtaaaatcaaaaaaaaaaaccaaattataCACTTAATTCCTTTAAGAAGGAATAACCATAGGATAATCActatcaaatcaaagcaaaagaaatattcaacaatgTAAAAAGTTCAATGTTTGATGTTTGGGACCCAATTATGATGCTCCGTGTTCCAAAGTGCCTTGGGAGCAGCAGTTCATATCACACACAACTAATCTTCTAAGCTCAACCCAGCTCTGCTCCGCAGCTGGTGCTCTCCTTGGTGGTTATCCCATGTTACTGGCATCTCCAACGTGGTGGGATCTCTGTTTCACCTGGGctacactttcaccaatagcctctcttGGGCTCCTCTCTTCAGGGACTGTAACCCTGCACATGGTGTCAATGCTCAGTGTTTCTCAATGACCTCTTCAATCCTGAGGCTTCTACTGTAACTGAAACTATACACttaccaatggcctctcctggcctctctatGCAAAATCACAGCTGCTCTCTTTGAACCCTCCATTCCTTCAAAACTAGTAACATCTGGTAAGCACACATCATCAATTTTGACTGCCAGCACAAGGTACAGCCTTGGCAGCCTTTGGACCATAGCTCTGTGTGCTGACCATAAGGAAACACTTCTCAAAAGATTTTGCCTCAGTGATGCTGTTATCTTCTTAATTACATCTGATTCTTTAGCCCCAGCTGACAGGTATCAATTGTCCCCAAAAGTAAAAGTTCTACTTTGGTGGgtcttaattcaaaatatcacataGCCCCATGGAGCTTTTAAGAGACACATTCAAAActcccctctgaaacttcacaagcccaTGGAGTCTTTAAGAGACACTCAAAACtctcctctgaaacttcacaagcctcTGTCATCCACTTTGCTCTCAGGGCTATATTCTTTGTTCCCACAAGTCACTAAGCTCTAGACAAtcaatggcttttccagcccaaCATTCCAGAATTCACTGTCCTCCGGAAAACATGCTCAGTTCTGTCAGAGAAATACCTAATGaactggtaccaatttctgttttagttaggattactattgctgagataaaacaccattacaaaaatcaactttgggaggaaagggtttatttcactcgtTCTTCCACATCACAGCCCATCCTCAAAGAAATCAAGGCAAgaacctagaggcaagaactAAAGCAAAGGTTTTACAGAAATGCTGTCAACTGGCTtcttcaacctgctttcttacagcacccaggaccaccagctcagtgGTGGCACTATCCACACAGTGAgttgagccctcccacatcaatcaagaaaattccacTATAGGCAAGCCTACATTCCAATCTCTTGGGAACATTTTTATTaactaaggttccctcttcccaaataactctatTTGTGTCAGaatgacacaaaactagccagaacaGATATAAAACTAAACTGAGAAATAGCAGCAttagaggggagacagagacgAGACAGTTCCAGCTTCATGGTTTACTAACTGGATGGTCAGATtgtgtttctttgtctgtttgtttgtaaCAGAGTCTCACCTATGAAGCTGGGGCTTTCTAGTCccagttggcctcaaattcatgttCTCCCTTCCTCAACCTCCAAATTGCCAGAATTACGGGCATTTGCTACTGTGCCCCACTGTTAACTGAATGATCTTGAAATGTTACTTACCTACATGTGCCACATGATCTTCAGTAAAATATAAGTCAGAGAATTCACTGGCTACTTAGTGATACCAGGGCAGCCTAGGCTACCGTCCGACCCTGTCTCTAGAAAAAACGAGTTTTTATACCATAGCATTCTTACAAGGACAAAATGCAGTGATACATATGGTCAACTTAGTATCTGGCACATTATATTTCACACTTATGTGCTAGTAATGTGATTTATAGCCCAACAATAATAATTGTTACCACTTATTGTCGTAGGAAACATGCTAATATTTGTAATCTTTAGAGAGTTTTACTTAAAGTATGATAAAAATCAATGTTTTAAATGtgtaaaattttaatatgaaGCGTTCACAGTGTGTTATAGATTATATTTAAACTTCTGATACCATTATTAAATGTGTTTCATGTATATTAAAGTGTCGGTGATAGAAGTTAGGTATTAAAATTCCATATGTGTGACTATATGAGGACTAACATTCATTTAACCTAGTTTCATCCACACTGCTAAATACTTGTATGTTTGACTTAAGGCATAGAAACTTACTAACCacaatgtttgtttttgtccgttgtgtttgtttcttttcaattttcaaaattaaatcttTTGATAAATAAAAGCTGTTTATTGTGTATAAGATATTGCAAAATATGTATTCACTGTGGACTGGCTAAATTGAGATAACGAACGTGAGCTTTGCTTCCTGGATTTAGAAGTTTTAAAACAAGAACATCTAGGATCTGTTGTGGAAACTTGGAACAGTGCAGTACATTAATGTGCCCCTTTAAAGTCCTTTTCCACCATCTCTGTGCTTTTCAGTGGCCATGTATAAGGAGCCGTCTCTGCATGATCTCACGGAGTTCTCCCGATCTGGAAGTGGGACCCCGACCAAGAGCAGAAGCGTCTCCGGTGTGCTGAATGGAGGCAAATCCATGAGCCACAATGAATCAACGTAGCCAGTGAGGGCGAAACAAGGGCTCTATAACAGAACCTTACCTCCAGGTGCTGTTGAATTCTTCTAGCAGTCCTTCATCCAAAAGTTCAAACTTATCGGTGAGGTTTACCAAACACACAGGCAGAGTTCCCTATTCTATCTGCCATGAGACCTTGTTATAATCCATACTAAAGCCCCATAATTTAGATTGAGCTTGTGCAAAACAATGCCAAGCGTTATCAATGAACTAAATCTGGAAGAAGGACTGCCAAATTTTCTCATGATCTCACCTATACTTTGGGGATAACACAGCAAAAATATTTCACAGCACTCAGGCTGGTAAATTTGTTTCCCAaccaagaaaatttaaaagaccacaactattctttaaaaagaaaacaaaataaaattaactgcTTAAATGTTTTGTAGGGGCAAACAAAGTCTGTGAACTGTGTTGCTTTCTTGGCTTCATGTTTTCTATCTATGCTTGATTCAAATGTACTCTTTAATATAGTGAAATTGTATGATTTCTGAAATCCAATGATTCTATTGACTCTGTCACTTAACCCAAATCAACCACATTAGGGTTGATTCTGAATTGGCTTCTCAGGCAACAGTATTCTTACagattttcctctccctccctttccacttctctccctccccctccctttctctttctctctctttcttttttgttgttaattagAACTGTAGCATTCTGGTCAAGTTCTTGTGCTGTACTTTGTGCGTAGAAATTGAGTTGTATTGTCACCCCAGTCAGTAAAGATAAGTTGAAACAAGATTATCCTCAAGTGTAGATTTCTCTTAATTCCATTCGTGTATCACGTTAATCTATTATTGTGGCTTCTTGTGTAAAGACGGGAACTGTGGAACAGTGGTGTCGTCTTTTGTGTTGTTCAAATCAGAATTGTCTCATCTGTATATGTACAAGTCCCCTGTTATTGTATTTGGCACGTGAACATTGTATTGTGTACAAAGAAATGTTAAGACTGGTTCCCCCTAAACAACATATATTATACTTGCTACTGGAAAAGTGTTTAAGACTTAGCTAGCTTTCCATTTAGATCTTCATATCTGTTGCATGGAAGAAAGTTGGAATCTTGGCATAGAGTTGCATGATATGTAAGATTTTGTGCATTAATAATTGTTAAAATCTGTGTTCCAAAAGTGGACATAGCATGTACAGGCAGTTTTCTGCCCTGTGCACAAAAGTTAAAAAAGTTGTTTAATATTTGTTGTTGTATACCCAAATACGCACCGAATAAACTCTTTATATtcattcaaagaaaaaacaacttcAATGTATATTTATTGTCCACTATGTGTCATCAAGTGTATTAGAAACTGGACTTAAATACTAAATTTCATAGATAAGGCTGCCATGCGACTACTTTAGATAAGCAACATTATAGACATCTGTGTTCACATGAACACTCTTTAAAGTGTGTCTCTGAATCTTAAACTTTCACAATGGTACTGAAGAATCCTCATTGTCATTCTGCAATCAAAGTGTACAAGGATGGTTAGTCACTCCTTCTGCATTCACAGTGTCATCACCGTCCCTTTGACTCATTTCTCTCCTCTGTAGAGGGAAAAACAAGACTAAATAGCTAAATTCTTCTGCATctggaagaatggaaggaaaatatAAGCCTTCTTTTTCTGTGGATGCCTTTTCTCTAGCTTTTCCCAGAGCTTCTGATGCTTGGCCATGAAGGCTTTTGGGAGTAGTCAACATGCGAAGAAGGGTGGAGCAAACCAAACCAAGGGGTATGTTTTAAAGCACATGTAACATAGTTACCAGAGCACCAACAGCTTTTGCAGAGAGATAAAGGTGATGATTCCCAAGATGTT from Cricetulus griseus strain 17A/GY chromosome X, alternate assembly CriGri-PICRH-1.0, whole genome shotgun sequence encodes the following:
- the Fgf13 gene encoding fibroblast growth factor 13 isoform X5, which produces MSGKVTKPKEEKDASKEPQLKGIVTKLYSRQGYHLQLQADGTIDGTKDEDSTYTLFNLIPVGLRVVAIQGVQTKLYLAMNSEGYLYTSEHFTPECKFKESVFENYYVTYSSMIYRQQQSGRGWYLGLNKEGEIMKGNHVKKNKPAAHFLPKPLKVAMYKEPSLHDLTEFSRSGSGTPTKSRSVSGVLNGGKSMSHNEST